Proteins encoded within one genomic window of Jiangella mangrovi:
- a CDS encoding dipeptide ABC transporter ATP-binding protein gives MTRDGIAPRDGTPVAAGGGAGQPVLSLRDLVVEFATPAGLVRAVDGMSYDVFEGETLGVVGETGSGKSVSVLAALGLLRTPNLRRVSGRALLGGVDLLALPEPELRRRLGRDVAMIFQDAISALNPVQRVGHQIAETLRVHDRALTAAGARARVVDLLGMVGVPHPAARYDQYPHQFSGGMCQRVMIAMAIANRPKVLIADEPTTALDVSVQAQILDLLRVARQETGAGVVLITHDLGVVAETADRVGVTYGGRIVESGDVTRIFTRPRHPYTAALLGALPRLDTASERLLPIPGQPPDPSELPPGCAFAPRCPVSRGRSVCTEVRPEALADDDGTSACHFPDEAASLLAAQPVGVPAGSPDASDPTGEPAAPVLDVQDAVARFPVRSGVFARPSAWVHAVDGVSLRVPAGRTLGLVGESGCGKTTLARLVLRLVEPTGGRVLVDGDDVGMAGRSRLRRIRRRAQMVFQDPYASLNPRLSVGDNVAEPLRLQGVPQDQRRRQVAELFTRVGLRTEHADRLPAQFSGGQRQRVAIARALASRPGLLILDEPVSALDVSVQAQVLNLLADLQRESAMAYLFVSHDLAVIRQVADEVAVMYLGRIVESGSVRRVYDDPRHPYTRALLASVPVPDPVGRADRQRVPLGGDVPSPVDPPSGCRFRTRCPIAAAVCAEKEPPLRLVDGGHTACHFAELTPEVAG, from the coding sequence GTGACCCGGGACGGGATCGCCCCCCGTGACGGCACGCCGGTCGCGGCCGGCGGCGGTGCCGGGCAGCCGGTGCTGAGCCTGCGCGATCTGGTCGTCGAGTTCGCGACTCCGGCGGGTCTGGTCCGCGCGGTCGACGGCATGAGCTACGACGTGTTCGAGGGCGAGACGCTCGGCGTGGTGGGGGAGACCGGATCGGGCAAGAGCGTGTCGGTACTCGCCGCGCTGGGTCTGCTGCGCACACCGAACCTGCGCCGGGTGTCCGGCCGGGCCCTGCTCGGCGGCGTCGACCTGCTCGCCCTGCCCGAGCCGGAGCTGCGACGCCGGCTCGGCCGGGACGTCGCCATGATCTTCCAGGACGCCATCTCGGCGCTGAACCCGGTCCAGCGGGTCGGTCATCAGATCGCCGAGACGCTGCGGGTGCACGACCGCGCCCTGACCGCAGCCGGGGCGCGCGCCCGGGTCGTCGACCTGCTCGGTATGGTGGGCGTCCCTCATCCGGCGGCGCGCTACGACCAGTACCCGCACCAGTTCTCCGGTGGCATGTGCCAGCGCGTGATGATCGCGATGGCGATCGCCAACCGCCCGAAGGTGCTGATCGCGGACGAGCCCACCACCGCGCTGGACGTCAGCGTGCAGGCGCAGATCCTGGACCTGCTGCGGGTGGCGCGGCAGGAGACCGGTGCCGGCGTGGTGCTGATCACCCACGACCTGGGCGTGGTGGCGGAGACCGCCGACCGGGTCGGCGTGACCTACGGCGGCCGCATCGTCGAGTCCGGCGACGTCACCCGGATCTTCACCCGGCCGCGACACCCCTATACGGCGGCCCTGCTCGGCGCCCTGCCCCGGCTCGACACGGCGTCCGAGCGCCTGCTCCCGATCCCGGGGCAGCCACCGGACCCGAGCGAGCTGCCGCCGGGGTGCGCCTTCGCGCCGCGGTGCCCGGTCTCGCGCGGACGTTCGGTGTGCACCGAGGTGCGGCCCGAGGCGCTGGCGGACGACGACGGCACCAGCGCCTGCCACTTTCCGGACGAGGCGGCGAGCCTGCTCGCCGCCCAGCCGGTCGGCGTGCCGGCCGGGTCGCCGGACGCGTCGGACCCCACCGGCGAACCGGCCGCGCCGGTGCTCGACGTCCAGGACGCCGTGGCCCGGTTCCCGGTGCGGTCCGGCGTGTTCGCTCGTCCGTCGGCGTGGGTGCACGCGGTCGACGGGGTCTCGCTGCGGGTCCCGGCCGGGAGGACACTGGGGCTCGTCGGCGAGTCCGGCTGCGGCAAGACCACCCTGGCGCGACTCGTCCTGCGTCTGGTCGAGCCGACCGGCGGGCGGGTCCTGGTCGACGGCGACGACGTCGGCATGGCCGGCCGCTCCCGGCTCCGGCGCATCCGGCGCCGCGCGCAGATGGTGTTCCAGGACCCGTACGCGTCGCTGAACCCGCGACTGAGCGTCGGCGACAACGTCGCCGAGCCGCTTCGCCTGCAGGGTGTGCCCCAGGACCAGCGCCGGCGCCAGGTGGCCGAGCTGTTCACCCGGGTGGGCCTGCGCACCGAGCACGCCGACCGTCTGCCGGCGCAGTTCTCCGGCGGCCAGCGCCAGCGGGTCGCGATCGCCCGTGCGCTGGCGTCGCGGCCGGGGCTGCTGATCCTCGACGAGCCGGTGTCGGCGCTGGACGTCTCGGTCCAGGCGCAGGTGCTGAACCTGCTGGCCGACCTGCAGCGCGAGTCCGCCATGGCGTACCTGTTCGTCAGCCACGACCTGGCGGTGATCCGTCAGGTCGCGGACGAGGTCGCGGTGATGTATCTCGGCCGGATCGTCGAGTCCGGATCGGTGCGGCGGGTATACGACGACCCGCGTCACCCGTACACCCGCGCCCTGCTGGCCTCGGTGCCGGTACCCGATCCCGTCGGCCGCGCTGACCGGCAGCGGGTACCGCTGGGCGGCGACGTCCCCAGCCCGGTGGATCCGCCCTCGGGCTGCCGGTTCCGGACCCGGTGCCCGATCGCCGCAGCCGTCTGCGCGGAGAAGGAACCGCCGTTGCGGCTCGTCGACGGCGGCCACACGGCCTGTCACTTCGCGGAGCTGACGCCGGAGGTGGCCGGATGA
- a CDS encoding FCD domain-containing protein yields the protein MEPDFRRLDDRAPLHQIVQHEIRNHILKEGLRPGDPLKSESELARLFGVSRNSVREAVKALESTGVLETRRGSGVYIRDFSFAPLLDHLPYGLMQGNRALRELAALRKTLESALITDAMRAMTPESIAAMRETLTTMHELAERGEDFPEQDRQFHQLLFRDLDNTMLLRLFDLFWRAFHAAAPPARGRTPMDAYQGHAAILDAILTGDPDQARQAIQDHYIGIESKLTEGPAAEAPAAEPLQ from the coding sequence GTGGAGCCAGACTTCCGGCGACTGGACGACAGGGCTCCGCTGCACCAGATCGTGCAGCACGAGATCAGGAACCACATCCTCAAAGAGGGGCTGCGCCCCGGCGACCCGCTCAAGTCGGAGTCCGAGCTGGCCAGGCTGTTCGGAGTCAGCCGCAACTCGGTCCGCGAGGCGGTCAAGGCCCTGGAGTCCACCGGCGTCCTCGAGACGCGCCGTGGCAGCGGCGTCTACATCCGCGACTTCTCCTTCGCCCCGCTGCTCGACCACCTCCCCTACGGCCTCATGCAGGGCAACCGGGCCCTGCGCGAGCTGGCCGCACTGCGCAAGACCCTCGAGTCCGCCCTCATCACCGACGCGATGCGGGCCATGACCCCGGAGAGCATCGCGGCGATGCGCGAGACCCTGACGACCATGCACGAGCTCGCCGAGCGGGGCGAGGACTTCCCCGAGCAGGACCGGCAGTTCCACCAGCTGCTGTTCCGCGATCTCGACAACACGATGCTGCTGCGCCTGTTCGACCTGTTCTGGCGGGCGTTCCACGCGGCGGCCCCGCCGGCGCGCGGCCGCACACCGATGGACGCCTACCAGGGCCACGCCGCCATCCTCGACGCGATCCTCACCGGCGACCCGGACCAGGCGCGCCAGGCGATACAGGACCACTACATCGGTATCGAGTCCAAGCTCACCGAGGGCCCGGCGGCGGAGGCGCCGGCCGCCGAACCCCTGCAGTAG
- a CDS encoding MFS transporter, producing the protein MSRSPVHDPRVDGDAPVPPLWTADFRLFFAARTTSLLGDAMLPVAITAAVIGAGYGASGVGYALAALIAPFAVLIIFGGVLSDRFGARRMMIVSDATRLCFQSVLAGVFLLGSPPLWLILVLLALVGAGSALFQPGVASIIPRISRDVQKANATLRISESVTAVIGPSVAGLLLVVASPAAVVALDALTYAVSGVCLLRIRSVSMGPAERGGVSSFRDDLVEGWREFRARTWLWSVIVVYMLWQLAGAGPAMTLGYSTLVTDYGSTTFGLVMSALGAGSVLGGLVAIRLRPRYPLRAGALAMILWTLMPLSVALGLPGPFVAGCYAVSGVGMAFWIVMFHTSVQTHIPQEVLGRVHAYDAAGSLVMKPIGQALAGPLAIIAGTVPLLFVSAAMALVTCTLLLAIPAVRDLRRVER; encoded by the coding sequence GTGAGCCGTTCGCCGGTGCACGACCCGCGCGTCGACGGCGATGCACCCGTTCCGCCGCTGTGGACGGCGGACTTCCGGCTGTTCTTCGCGGCCCGTACCACCTCGCTGCTGGGCGACGCGATGCTTCCGGTCGCGATCACGGCCGCCGTGATCGGAGCGGGGTACGGGGCGAGTGGCGTCGGCTACGCGCTCGCTGCGCTGATCGCGCCGTTCGCCGTGCTGATCATCTTCGGCGGAGTGCTGTCCGACCGCTTCGGCGCCCGGCGGATGATGATCGTGTCGGACGCGACCCGGCTATGCTTCCAGTCGGTGCTCGCGGGGGTGTTCCTTCTGGGCTCGCCACCTCTGTGGCTGATCCTGGTGCTGCTGGCACTGGTCGGAGCCGGGAGCGCCCTGTTCCAGCCGGGAGTCGCCAGCATCATTCCGCGCATCTCGCGCGACGTGCAGAAGGCGAACGCCACGCTGCGGATCTCGGAGTCGGTGACCGCCGTGATCGGCCCGTCGGTGGCCGGTCTGCTCCTGGTGGTCGCCTCACCCGCGGCGGTGGTCGCGCTCGACGCGCTGACCTACGCGGTGAGCGGCGTGTGCCTGCTCCGGATCCGCTCGGTCTCCATGGGCCCGGCCGAGCGCGGCGGCGTGTCGTCGTTCCGGGACGATCTCGTCGAAGGGTGGCGGGAGTTCCGGGCCAGGACGTGGCTGTGGAGCGTCATCGTCGTCTACATGCTCTGGCAGCTGGCCGGCGCCGGACCCGCCATGACCCTCGGCTACAGCACCCTCGTCACCGACTACGGATCGACGACGTTCGGCCTGGTCATGTCGGCCCTCGGAGCGGGCAGCGTGCTGGGCGGGCTCGTCGCGATCAGGCTCCGCCCCAGGTATCCGCTTCGGGCCGGCGCCCTCGCCATGATCCTGTGGACGCTCATGCCGCTGAGTGTCGCGCTCGGCCTTCCCGGTCCCTTCGTCGCCGGGTGCTACGCGGTGAGCGGCGTGGGCATGGCGTTCTGGATCGTCATGTTCCACACCAGCGTGCAGACGCACATCCCGCAGGAGGTCCTCGGCCGGGTGCACGCGTACGACGCGGCCGGCTCGCTGGTGATGAAGCCGATCGGTCAGGCGCTGGCGGGGCCGCTCGCGATCATCGCCGGTACGGTGCCGCTGCTGTTCGTGTCGGCGGCGATGGCGCTCGTCACCTGCACCCTGCTGCTGGCGATCCCGGCCGTGCGCGACCTGCGGCGCGTGGAACGCTGA
- a CDS encoding TetR/AcrR family transcriptional regulator — MSADTTGPAVRTTSASATRSRILAAANELFYAHGIRATSADRIIEQVGITKVTFYRHFRTKSELVVAYLEQQAAAERAWMGSTRHDGDPVASLRELAAGIGAASCRPGFRGCAFINAAAEYPDPGDPVRAAVDAHRRWTLDHFAGIAAEAGVGDVDSTARQLLILRDGAMVNGYLGEPASVADALGDAFVAVITTATPAASDSSGAPSGR; from the coding sequence ATGTCCGCCGACACCACCGGACCGGCGGTGCGCACGACGTCGGCGTCCGCCACGAGAAGCCGCATCCTCGCCGCCGCGAACGAGCTGTTCTACGCCCACGGCATCCGCGCCACGAGCGCCGACCGCATCATCGAGCAGGTCGGCATCACCAAGGTCACCTTCTACCGCCACTTCCGCACCAAGAGCGAGCTCGTCGTCGCCTACCTCGAGCAGCAGGCGGCCGCGGAGCGGGCGTGGATGGGCAGCACGCGTCATGACGGTGACCCCGTGGCGTCGCTGCGCGAGCTCGCTGCCGGCATCGGCGCCGCCAGCTGCCGCCCGGGGTTCCGCGGCTGCGCGTTCATCAACGCCGCGGCGGAGTACCCCGATCCCGGCGACCCGGTCCGGGCCGCCGTCGACGCGCACCGGCGATGGACGCTCGACCACTTCGCCGGCATCGCCGCGGAGGCCGGGGTCGGCGACGTCGACTCCACCGCGCGGCAGCTGCTGATCCTGCGCGACGGGGCGATGGTGAACGGCTATCTCGGCGAGCCGGCGTCAGTGGCCGATGCCCTCGGGGACGCCTTCGTGGCGGTCATCACGACGGCGACGCCGGCCGCCAGCGACTCCTCCGGTGCGCCGAGCGGCCGGTGA
- a CDS encoding TetR/AcrR family transcriptional regulator: MTEQHATRHRGRGRRPAAEVRADVLAAAGRLLLHEGLPAVTFDRVAREAGSSKVTLYKWWPSPGTLAAEAYFAQSAPVLRFPDTGDIRADLVAQLTAFVRWLTREGAATPVSELVGAAQTDPDVARAWAEEYARPRRELARDRLHAAQQRGQLREDADLEVIVDQLWGACYHRLLVLKVPFDETLVPRLVDQALYGAARAR; the protein is encoded by the coding sequence ATGACCGAACAGCACGCGACCCGCCATCGCGGTCGTGGCCGCAGGCCGGCCGCGGAGGTCCGCGCGGACGTGCTCGCCGCGGCCGGCCGCCTGCTGCTGCACGAAGGGCTGCCCGCGGTGACCTTCGATCGCGTCGCCAGGGAGGCGGGATCGAGCAAGGTCACGCTGTACAAGTGGTGGCCCTCGCCGGGAACGCTGGCCGCCGAGGCCTACTTCGCTCAGAGCGCGCCGGTACTGCGGTTCCCGGACACCGGCGACATCCGGGCGGACCTCGTCGCGCAGCTGACGGCCTTCGTGCGGTGGCTGACACGCGAGGGCGCCGCCACACCGGTGTCCGAACTGGTCGGCGCCGCGCAGACGGACCCGGACGTCGCGCGGGCATGGGCCGAGGAGTACGCGCGCCCGCGGCGCGAGCTCGCCCGCGACCGTTTGCACGCCGCCCAGCAGCGGGGCCAGCTGCGCGAGGACGCCGACCTCGAGGTGATCGTCGACCAGCTCTGGGGCGCCTGCTATCACCGGCTGCTCGTCCTCAAAGTTCCCTTCGACGAGACCCTCGTCCCCAGGCTGGTCGATCAGGCTCTCTACGGGGCGGCCCGCGCACGCTGA
- a CDS encoding SDR family oxidoreductase → MTSTSERVAIVTGASGGIGRASALRLAADGTAVVVHYNGNKDRADETVATIAASGGHAVAAGGDIADEEAAAALFDVAKRAFGGVDVLVHTAGIMPLAPIAQLDLEVLDRVLRVNVRGTVVVDQLAARLVRPGGAIINLSTSITRLQAPAYGAYAASKGAVEALTLILARELRGRDITVNTVAPGPTATPLFLEGKSPELIEQIANNNPFQRLGYPGDIAEAVAFLAGPARWVNGQTIFVNGGAA, encoded by the coding sequence ATGACCAGCACCAGCGAGCGTGTCGCGATCGTGACCGGCGCCTCCGGCGGCATCGGCCGGGCCAGCGCCCTGCGGCTGGCCGCCGACGGCACCGCCGTCGTCGTGCACTACAACGGCAACAAGGACCGCGCCGACGAGACCGTGGCGACCATCGCCGCGTCCGGAGGGCACGCGGTGGCCGCCGGCGGCGACATCGCCGACGAGGAGGCGGCCGCGGCCCTGTTCGACGTGGCCAAGCGCGCCTTTGGCGGCGTCGACGTGCTCGTCCACACGGCGGGCATCATGCCGCTGGCGCCGATCGCGCAGCTCGACCTCGAGGTCCTCGACCGGGTCCTGCGCGTCAACGTGCGGGGAACCGTGGTCGTCGACCAGCTCGCCGCGCGGCTGGTGCGCCCGGGTGGGGCGATCATCAACCTCTCCACCTCGATCACGCGCCTGCAGGCCCCGGCCTACGGCGCCTACGCGGCCTCCAAGGGCGCCGTCGAGGCGCTGACCCTGATCCTGGCCCGCGAGCTGCGTGGCCGCGACATCACCGTCAACACCGTCGCCCCGGGACCCACCGCCACCCCGCTGTTCCTGGAGGGGAAGAGCCCGGAGCTGATCGAGCAGATCGCGAACAACAACCCGTTCCAGCGGCTGGGCTACCCGGGCGACATCGCCGAGGCCGTCGCGTTCCTGGCCGGACCCGCCCGCTGGGTCAACGGCCAGACCATCTTCGTCAACGGCGGCGCAGCTTGA
- a CDS encoding PQQ-dependent sugar dehydrogenase produces MRPATLAAAVGVILMGCTNAPAEPSAPTERPATAVATAVATLAEPEELTAGLEAPWGLTFLPDGTALVSERISGRILRVPADGGDARTVGVVPDVDVSSEGGLLGIVASPGFDEDRTVYASVSGADENRIVALTIADDFGSLAVERVLLDGIRTADRHHGGRIVIGPNGHLWIGTGDAFEPENAAAADSLNGKILRIATDGSVPADNPEDSPIFSGGHRNVQGIAFGPDGTAYASELGHRTWDEVNVLRPGQDYGWPETEGVAGDTGVAPIATLHPDDASPSGLAHAAGSLWIGALGGQRLWQLPVDDGTATAEPIDHLVGTYGRIRTVEVAPDGALWLVTSNTDRATWGGTDPRPGDDRILRVEVLEPAS; encoded by the coding sequence TTGAGGCCCGCCACACTGGCCGCGGCGGTGGGCGTCATCCTCATGGGCTGCACGAACGCGCCGGCCGAGCCATCGGCGCCGACAGAGCGGCCGGCCACGGCCGTCGCGACGGCCGTGGCGACGCTGGCCGAGCCGGAGGAGCTGACCGCCGGCCTCGAAGCGCCATGGGGACTGACCTTCCTGCCCGACGGGACGGCGCTCGTCTCCGAGCGGATCAGCGGACGGATCCTGCGCGTGCCCGCCGACGGCGGAGACGCCCGGACCGTCGGCGTCGTCCCCGACGTCGATGTCTCCTCCGAAGGAGGGTTGCTCGGGATCGTCGCCTCCCCCGGCTTCGACGAGGACCGCACGGTGTACGCGTCCGTCTCCGGCGCCGACGAGAACCGGATCGTCGCGCTCACCATCGCCGACGACTTCGGCTCCCTCGCCGTCGAACGTGTGCTGCTCGACGGCATCCGGACCGCCGACCGCCACCACGGCGGGCGAATCGTCATCGGCCCGAACGGGCACCTCTGGATCGGAACCGGCGACGCCTTCGAACCCGAGAACGCCGCCGCCGCCGACTCCCTCAACGGCAAGATCCTGCGCATCGCCACCGACGGCTCCGTCCCCGCGGACAACCCGGAGGACTCGCCCATCTTCTCCGGCGGGCACCGCAACGTGCAGGGCATCGCGTTCGGGCCCGACGGCACCGCCTACGCCTCCGAGCTCGGACACCGCACCTGGGACGAGGTCAACGTCCTGCGCCCCGGCCAGGACTACGGCTGGCCCGAGACCGAGGGCGTCGCGGGCGACACCGGCGTGGCACCCATCGCGACGCTCCACCCCGACGACGCCAGCCCCTCCGGCCTGGCCCACGCCGCGGGCTCACTGTGGATCGGCGCGCTGGGCGGGCAGCGGCTCTGGCAGCTCCCCGTCGACGACGGCACGGCGACGGCCGAGCCGATCGACCATCTCGTCGGCACCTACGGCCGGATCCGCACCGTCGAGGTCGCACCCGACGGCGCGCTGTGGCTCGTCACGTCCAACACCGATCGCGCGACCTGGGGCGGGACCGACCCGCGCCCCGGCGACGACCGCATCCTCCGCGTCGAGGTGCTCGAGCCGGCGTCGTGA
- a CDS encoding HEAT repeat domain-containing protein produces the protein MTSLTEARELAVTLASKARDGGPADWRGGAAELEALDGRSWLVLDQAARTFTYATGTPVGGVRGWLDPSVGEPTGFVAVVTSMHVDGRLRERATQILATNPAGIAASALAVRLLDHVPQVRAAAWTSLQPQIDADNAAAVLEVLLAGRGRQHAAWAVDQVRQALIAGPGLEDVVRTLRTSSRRNVRRWAHELGHQRDLLTADQLVDTAGNDPDQWLRAACADWLMHVGDPSHIVQLLDAGSVESRLVALTRLPDDRLSDEAIRALLTDRAPRVRELARWRARRRGLDIVGHYRSQLATSPMSPRVLAACLDGIAAVGDESDLPSFIDHLGHRNVRVRAAAVSAILGRASSDEVAGLLAPVLLDPSPRVSATAARSLARSGAPPSLASEAWASERPAHRRAAWQLSRASGGWHRVEADLRAAGDPDAHLASLGEAGIANWLAVGAATTWDHLTDEQRTRIADLLAAAGLDAERARIVAFHAALTGMTS, from the coding sequence GTGACGTCGCTGACGGAAGCCCGTGAACTGGCCGTCACGTTGGCCTCCAAGGCCCGCGACGGTGGACCTGCCGACTGGCGCGGCGGCGCTGCGGAACTCGAGGCACTCGACGGCCGTTCCTGGCTCGTCCTCGATCAGGCCGCCCGCACCTTCACCTACGCCACGGGCACCCCGGTCGGCGGGGTGCGTGGCTGGCTCGACCCCAGTGTCGGCGAGCCGACCGGATTCGTCGCCGTCGTCACCAGCATGCACGTCGACGGCCGACTGCGGGAACGAGCCACCCAGATCCTGGCGACGAATCCGGCAGGTATCGCGGCCTCGGCACTCGCTGTCCGCCTCCTCGACCACGTCCCACAAGTCCGCGCGGCCGCGTGGACGAGCCTGCAACCGCAGATCGACGCCGACAACGCCGCCGCCGTCCTCGAGGTCCTCCTGGCCGGCCGCGGCCGACAACACGCAGCCTGGGCGGTCGACCAGGTCCGGCAGGCCCTGATCGCCGGCCCAGGTCTCGAAGACGTCGTTCGGACTCTCCGTACGAGCAGCCGACGAAACGTCCGCAGGTGGGCCCACGAGCTCGGCCATCAGCGCGACCTTCTCACCGCAGACCAACTCGTCGACACCGCAGGCAACGACCCCGACCAATGGCTCCGCGCCGCCTGCGCCGACTGGCTCATGCACGTCGGCGACCCGAGCCACATCGTCCAGCTCCTCGACGCCGGCAGCGTGGAGAGCCGCCTCGTCGCGCTCACACGACTACCGGACGACCGACTCTCGGACGAAGCCATCCGGGCGCTCCTGACCGACCGCGCACCCAGAGTGCGCGAATTGGCCCGATGGCGTGCGCGCCGCCGCGGACTCGACATCGTCGGCCATTACCGGAGCCAACTCGCCACGTCACCCATGTCGCCGCGGGTCCTCGCAGCCTGCCTGGACGGGATCGCGGCCGTCGGCGACGAGTCCGATCTGCCGTCGTTCATCGACCACCTGGGCCACCGGAACGTGCGCGTCCGCGCCGCGGCCGTCAGCGCCATCCTCGGGCGCGCTTCGAGCGACGAGGTCGCAGGTCTTCTCGCCCCTGTTCTTCTCGACCCCAGCCCCCGCGTGAGCGCGACCGCCGCTCGCTCCCTGGCCCGGTCGGGCGCACCGCCATCGCTCGCGAGCGAAGCGTGGGCGTCGGAACGTCCAGCGCACCGGCGAGCCGCCTGGCAGCTGTCGCGCGCGAGCGGCGGATGGCACCGCGTCGAAGCCGACCTGCGTGCGGCGGGTGATCCTGATGCGCACCTCGCGTCGCTCGGCGAGGCCGGCATCGCGAACTGGTTGGCGGTCGGCGCCGCCACGACCTGGGACCACCTCACCGACGAACAGCGCACCCGGATCGCCGACCTGCTCGCCGCGGCCGGGCTCGACGCCGAGCGGGCGCGGATCGTCGCGTTCCATGCCGCACTCACCGGGATGACGTCCTGA